The following DNA comes from Deltaproteobacteria bacterium.
CAAGGTCGGGCCCGCGCTGGCGGTGGGGAACACGATCGTCCTGAAGCCCGCGTCCACGACGCCGCTGTCCGCGTTCCTGCTGGCGGAGATCATCGAGGAGGCCGGGGCCCCCCCCGGAGTGTTCAACGTCGTGGTCGGCTCGGGGGGAACGGTGGGCGAATGGCTCACCGTGGACCCGCGGATCGCCAAGATCTCCTTCACCGGGTCGCCCCCCATCGGGGAGCAGATCGTCCGCAAGGCGGGATTGAAAAAAGTGACGATGGAGCTGGGGAACAACTCCGGCACGATCATCGAGCCGGACGCGGATCTTTCCGCGGCGGTCCCCCGGTGCGTGATGAGCGCCTTCGCCAACTCCGGCCAGGTGTGCATCTCCCTGCAGCGCATATACGTCCACAAGGAGATCGCGAAGGAGTTCACGAAGCGGTTCATCGAGGAGACGAGGAAGCTCAAGGTCGGCAACCCGCTCGAGAAGGATTGCGACGTGGGGCCGATGATCGACATCAAAGAGGCCGAGCGCGCCGAGGGGTGGGTGAAGGAATCGGTGAAGGAGGGGGCGAAGGTGCTGGCCGGCGGAAAGCGCGAGGGAAGGATGATGCAGCCGACGGTGCTGGTGAACGTCCGCCCGGAGATGAAGGTGATGTGCCAGGAGGCGTTCGCGCCGCTGGTCTCGATCTACGAATACGACAAATTCGAGGACGCGGTGGCGATGGTCGACGACTCCCCGTACGGGCTGCAGGCCGGGGTCTACACGAACGACCTCCGGAAGGCGATGTACGCCGTGGACCGGATCAACGTGGGCGGCGTGATGATCAACGACACATCGATCTTCCGGGTCGACCACATGCCGTACGGCGGGAACAAGCTCTCCGGCCTCGGCCGCGAGGGCGTCCGCTTCGCCTGCGAGGAGATGACGGCGATCAAGATGGTGATGATCAAGCCGTGACCCGATGACGGCGCCGAAGGAAGTCCTCGATCTCGTCGAGCGGTTCGACCGGGGCCGCGCCGCCTACCGTTCGCCCGCATACAACGAGACGCAACTCCGCAGGGAGTTCCTTGACCCGTTCTTCGTCGCCCTGGGCTGGGATGTCGAAAACCGCGCGGGGTGGGCGGAACCGTACAAGGAAGTCATCCACGAGGATGCCATCAAGATCGGGGGGTTCACGAAGGCCCCCGACTACTGTTTCCGCGTCGGCGGAACCCGGAAATTCTTCGTGGAGGCGAAAAAGCCCGCCGTCGACATCCGAACGGACGCAAGCCCCGCCTTCCAGCTTCGCCGGTATGCCTGGTCCGCAAAACTACCTTTAAGCATCCTGACCGCGCAGGCGGACAAGGCGTCGCTCGGCCGCGTGCGGTACCTCGCGTACACCGACTACCCTGAGAAATGGGAGGAGGTCGCCTCCGTTTTCTCGAAGGATGCGGTGCTGAAAGGTTCCTTCGACAAGTACGCGGAAAAGAGTCGGACGAAGAAAGGCACCGCGGAAGTCGACGCCGCGTTCCTGCAGGAGATCGAGTCGTGGCGTGACTTGCTGGCGCGTAACCTCGCCCTCCGGAACCCGCGTCTGACGCAACGGGAGCTGAACTTCGCTGTCC
Coding sequences within:
- a CDS encoding aldehyde dehydrogenase family protein, whose translation is MAKGFRLFVAGKWVAEKETMPVIDKYTGETIASVPVASRDTTGRAIAAAHEAFPAWSRTPAYKRYQLLAKVSRLLEERREEIATIICREAGKAWKYSVGEVSRSVETYRFSAEEAKRIHGETVPMDASFAGEGRVGYWLRSPLGVVSAITPFNFPLNLVAHKVGPALAVGNTIVLKPASTTPLSAFLLAEIIEEAGAPPGVFNVVVGSGGTVGEWLTVDPRIAKISFTGSPPIGEQIVRKAGLKKVTMELGNNSGTIIEPDADLSAAVPRCVMSAFANSGQVCISLQRIYVHKEIAKEFTKRFIEETRKLKVGNPLEKDCDVGPMIDIKEAERAEGWVKESVKEGAKVLAGGKREGRMMQPTVLVNVRPEMKVMCQEAFAPLVSIYEYDKFEDAVAMVDDSPYGLQAGVYTNDLRKAMYAVDRINVGGVMINDTSIFRVDHMPYGGNKLSGLGREGVRFACEEMTAIKMVMIKP